A region of the Acidimicrobiales bacterium genome:
GCCGCGTACATGGCGGTGTCCGCCCGGGAGACGACCGAGTCGTAGGTGTCGAGACCCTCGGGGAACATGGCGATGCCGACGCTCGCTCCGACCGACAGGGTGAGCCCCCGGACCGTGAACGGCGTTCCCACCGCCGACACGATCTTCTGAGCGACCGATTCGACATCCTCGGGATGCCGCACGTCCTGGAGCACGACCCCGAACTCGTCCCCGCCGATCCGGGCCACGGTGTCCACCTCGCGCACCACCCGCAGGAGCCGCTCGGCCACACCCGCCAACACCTCGTCACCGATCTTGTGGCCGTGCGTGTCGTTGATCACCTTGAAGCAGTCGAGGTCGATGAACATGAGGGCGTGCCCGGCCCCGCTCCGGCGGGCCAGCGTGATGGCGTGGGTCACGCGGTCCTCGAACAGGCGCGAATTGCCGAGGTCGGTCACCGGATCGTGCAGCGCCTGGTGGCGCACTTCGTCGAGGAGCCTGGCGCCGTCGAGGGCGGTCCCCGCCAGGCTGGCCACGCCGCTCAGGCGCTCCGTCAGGATGTCGTCGGGTTGGGCGCCGTCGGCGACGGGCCCGACGGCCAGGACCCCGAAGAACTCGTCGCGAGCCGACAGGGGCACGACGACCGCCGACGACAGGCCTGTCAACGACAGCACGCCCTGCAGGACCGGATCCGAGATGCCCGTCGCCACGGTGGGGCTCGGTGTGGACAGCATCCGGTTCACGATCCGGTTGTCGCGCAGCGACGCCACGCCGGGTACCGGGACGGAGATGGGCGAGCGGCGGGCCGCCGCGGCTCGCGTGAGCACGGCGTCGCCGCTGTCCCAGAGGAGCACGTACGCCTCCTCGCCGGCCACGATCTCGGGGAGGGCATGGACGAGCAGTTCGGCGACCTCCTGGCGCGACCGCACCTGGGCGAGCGCCTTGCCCAGCGCGAGCAGCGCCCCCAGCGTGGCGTTGCGGTCGCGTGACTCGTCGAGGGCGGCCGCGGTCTCCAGGGCGGCGGCGGCGTGCCCGGCGTAGGCCATGAGCAGCGAACGCTCCTGGGGCAGGAAGTGGTAACCGTCGGGATAGAAGGCAGCCAGGCGTCCGAAGTGGGCACGGGGTGACGCGATCTCGACCAGGAGGCGCGAACCGTGCTCGGCCGTGGGGTCGGCCACGAGGACCTCGCGCAGGGCGTCGTCGACCTCGGCCCGGGCGAAGCCGACGTGGTGGACCCTGGGGGCCAGGTCGCCGGGGAGCTGGGCCACCAGCAGGTAGCGCGGGGCGCGGACCGCGACGCCGGCGCGTCGGGTGATGGTCTCCAGCATGGCGTCGACGTCTCGTGCCGACGACAGGTCCTGGGCGACGGACTCCAGCGCCTCGAAGCGGGTGGTGAGGACCCCCACGCGCTCTCGCAGGAACTCGACCTCGCGCTCCGGGCTGGCCTGCAGCGACGACGTGGGATCCCAGGTGATCGCGAACAGGCACCGCGCGTCGCCGCGGGTCTGGCACTCGCGTTCCTCGACTCGGGCGGGCTCCATCCCGAACAGGACGGGGAATTGCGAGATGGCACCGGCCGTGTACCCGCAGAAGAGCGGGTCCCGCGTGATCGGATGGGTCGTCACCTGGCTGACGAAGGCGTGGTCGTCGCCGACCTCGAAGACTTCGGAACGGGTGACCGTGGACTGCTTCGCCGATATGGCCGGGTACACGCGCAGCAGCTCAGCGGGTGAGCCGAGCGACCGCAGCGTCGTCAGGACCTCGGTCCCCGCGTACTGGCGCAGCACTTCCACACCGGCCTTCCGACCGACGTCGGGGTCGTCGAGCACCCGGGCGGCCGCCGCGAAGATCGCCAGCCCCTGCGGGTAGGTGCTCCATTCGTTCGGGTCCTGCAGTTGGGCCACGGGGCGGCGTTCCCCCGCCTCGTGGCGAACGCGCTCGACGCCGGTGTCGCCGGCCGCCTGGCGCACGTGGGCGAGCAGCGCACCCAGCATCGAGTTGGCCAGGGTGTGGCCGTTCTCGTGGTCGTCCACCCGTTACCCATCGGCACCAGGGCGAGGACCCTTGACGGCCGTGGGCCCCCGCCCGAACGCCCCACGCCCGGAGCTCCACGCACGCTCGAACGCCCCTCGGTCCCGAGCGCCGGACGGGCCGGGCCGTCGGTTGGCGGCGGTTCGTCAGTCGTCCGACGCGCCCGCCACCACCGCGGTGACGTCGGCGCCCGGAGCGAACGTGCTGATGCCGACGGTCAGCCCCGGCGTTCCTCGAGGGCGCGGAGCACGTCGTCGGGGACCCTCAGGTCTCCCCGGCCGGTGCCCACGTTGAGCCCGGGCTTGAACGTGCCGTGGAAGTCGGAGCCGCCGGTGGCCACGAGCCCGCAGCGCTTGGCGATCTCCCGCAAGGCGGTGCGCTGGTCGTGGGAGTACGAGGCGTAGACGGCCTCGATGCCGTCGAGCCCCCCGTCGGCGAGCTCCGCCACCAGCCGCTCCAGGGCCCGGGGCCCGAGCCCGGTCGAGAGCGGGTGCGCCAGGACCGCCACCCCGCCCGACTCGTGGGCCAGCCGGGCGACGTCAGGAGGGTCGATGCGGGCCTTGGGCACGTAGGCGGCGCGCCCGTCGGCGAGATAGCGGTCGAAGGCGTCGTCGACGTCGGCCGCCGCGCCGGCGGCGACGAGGGCCCGGGCGAAGTGGGGCCGGCCCACGCCGCCCTCGTCGCCGGCCTCCGCCACGACGTCGTCGTAGCGCACCCCCGTGCCGAGCTCCACGAGGCGGGCGGCGAGCTCCTGGTTGCGCACCGCCCGGTCCCCCCGGAGCTTCACCAGCTCGTCCTGGAACGGCCCCGCTCCGGGCGTGACGAAGTACACCAGGACGTGCACGGACCCGGCGATCGGGGCGGCCCCCTCGGGTGGTGCGGGCTTGCGGCACGACACCTCGCACCCGGGCACGAGGCGCACGCCGAGCTCGGCCGCCACCCGCCCGGCCTCGTCCAGGCCGGCCAGGCTGTCGTGGTCGGTCAGGGCCAGGGCCGAGCACCCCGCGGCGGCGGCCAGCTCGGCCACGCGGGCGGGCGTCTCCGAGCCGTCGGAGACCCGGGAATGGGTATGGAGGTCGATCACCGCCGGGAGGCTACCCGGGCGCCCGCCACGCTCCACCCGACCGTCACGCCGGCGTGGGAGGGTAGGCTCCACAACGCGGCGAGAGGGTGCGCCGGGGGAGCGGGGAGCCCCCTGAACGTCCGGCGCAGTGAGGGCAGCGCGATGAGGGCCCAGTGAAAGAAGCCTGTGGCGTCTTCGGCGTGTACGCGCCCGGCAGGGCGGTGGCGCAGCTCACCTTCGACGGTCTCTACGCCCTGCAGCACCGCGGCCAGGAGTCGGCGGGCATGGCCGTGAGCGACGGCGAGGCCGTCACCGTGGTGAAGGACATGGGCCTCGTCACGACCGTCTTCGACGAGCGCACGGTGTCGTGCCTCCCCGGCGACCTCGCCATCGGCCACACCCGTTACTCCACGACGGGCGCCTCGGAGTGGCGCAACGCCCAGCCCGTGTTCCGACCCGTGGGCCGGGCCGGGTTCGCGCTGGGCCACAACGGCAACCTGACCAACACGGCGTGGCTCGCCGAGCAGGCCGGCATGCTCCCCGGGGTGGTGGCCTCCGACAGCGACCTCGTGGCCGAGCTGCTGGCGCTGCGGATCCCGGCGCCGCCCGCCTGGGACGCCGAGCTCGACGCCGCCGCCGACGGGCTCGACGGCCTCGACGGCCTCGCCGGAGGTGCGGGCGCCGGGCTCGACGTCGTCGACGATGCCCTCGAGGACGCCCTGCGCCAGGTCCTGCCCCTCGTGGACGGGGCCTTCTCCTTCGTGCTGCTCGACGCCACCCATCTGGTCGGGGTGCGCGATCCCGCCGGGCTGCGGCCGCTGTGCCTGGGCCGGCTCGGGCCCGCCGAGGCGCCGGCGGGATGGGTGCTGGCCTCGGAGACCCCCGCGCTCGACATCGTGGGCGCCACCTTCGTGCGCGAGATCGAGCCCGGTGAGATGGTCGTCGTGGACGGCAAGGGGGTGCGCTCGGAGCAGCTGTTCGCCCCCGAGCGCATCGACCAGCACCTGTGCATCTTCGAGTTCGTGTACTTCGCCCGGCCCGACAGCCTGCTCTACGGGCGCGAGGTGCACAGTGCGCGGCGGCGCATGGGCGAGCTCCTGGCGGTCCAGGCGCCCGTCGACGCGGATCTGGTCATGGGCGTGCCGGATTCGGGCGTC
Encoded here:
- a CDS encoding PHP domain-containing protein, whose protein sequence is MIDLHTHSRVSDGSETPARVAELAAAAGCSALALTDHDSLAGLDEAGRVAAELGVRLVPGCEVSCRKPAPPEGAAPIAGSVHVLVYFVTPGAGPFQDELVKLRGDRAVRNQELAARLVELGTGVRYDDVVAEAGDEGGVGRPHFARALVAAGAAADVDDAFDRYLADGRAAYVPKARIDPPDVARLAHESGGVAVLAHPLSTGLGPRALERLVAELADGGLDGIEAVYASYSHDQRTALREIAKRCGLVATGGSDFHGTFKPGLNVGTGRGDLRVPDDVLRALEERRG
- a CDS encoding diguanylate cyclase; translation: MDDHENGHTLANSMLGALLAHVRQAAGDTGVERVRHEAGERRPVAQLQDPNEWSTYPQGLAIFAAAARVLDDPDVGRKAGVEVLRQYAGTEVLTTLRSLGSPAELLRVYPAISAKQSTVTRSEVFEVGDDHAFVSQVTTHPITRDPLFCGYTAGAISQFPVLFGMEPARVEERECQTRGDARCLFAITWDPTSSLQASPEREVEFLRERVGVLTTRFEALESVAQDLSSARDVDAMLETITRRAGVAVRAPRYLLVAQLPGDLAPRVHHVGFARAEVDDALREVLVADPTAEHGSRLLVEIASPRAHFGRLAAFYPDGYHFLPQERSLLMAYAGHAAAALETAAALDESRDRNATLGALLALGKALAQVRSRQEVAELLVHALPEIVAGEEAYVLLWDSGDAVLTRAAAARRSPISVPVPGVASLRDNRIVNRMLSTPSPTVATGISDPVLQGVLSLTGLSSAVVVPLSARDEFFGVLAVGPVADGAQPDDILTERLSGVASLAGTALDGARLLDEVRHQALHDPVTDLGNSRLFEDRVTHAITLARRSGAGHALMFIDLDCFKVINDTHGHKIGDEVLAGVAERLLRVVREVDTVARIGGDEFGVVLQDVRHPEDVESVAQKIVSAVGTPFTVRGLTLSVGASVGIAMFPEGLDTYDSVVSRADTAMYAAKAGGRGRYRFAAQRTRTT
- the purF gene encoding amidophosphoribosyltransferase → MKEACGVFGVYAPGRAVAQLTFDGLYALQHRGQESAGMAVSDGEAVTVVKDMGLVTTVFDERTVSCLPGDLAIGHTRYSTTGASEWRNAQPVFRPVGRAGFALGHNGNLTNTAWLAEQAGMLPGVVASDSDLVAELLALRIPAPPAWDAELDAAADGLDGLDGLAGGAGAGLDVVDDALEDALRQVLPLVDGAFSFVLLDATHLVGVRDPAGLRPLCLGRLGPAEAPAGWVLASETPALDIVGATFVREIEPGEMVVVDGKGVRSEQLFAPERIDQHLCIFEFVYFARPDSLLYGREVHSARRRMGELLAVQAPVDADLVMGVPDSGVPAAEGFARKTGIPHGQGLVKNRYIGRTFIIPGQAARDAGVRRKLNPLRENIAGKRIVVVDDSIVRGTTQRAVVRMLREAGATEVHLRISSPPLSWPCFYGIDIPDRNQLVAAEQTVEEVAAFLNVDSLAYLSLDNLVAAIDVPGAGFCTACLTGDYPVPVPVALAAAGSARGPSGPTTA